The proteins below come from a single Fretibacterium sp. OH1220_COT-178 genomic window:
- the traI gene encoding TraI/MobA(P) family conjugative relaxase, translated as MIAKVPPKRRDGRTSFKALTDYCLGVTGHGAGSVLHVGMQNLSSPDTAFVEMEALATENVRCKDPAFHFILSWREMEIPTSEQADEAVKIALSELDLGDCQALWALQGDTRNLHVHVAVNRIDPETGRAIQPAGNWTYKALERAARRIELAQGWEVEESGRCFVTPEGDIVEKRGRKIPGMSQKARDIEAHTGTKSAERIARETAAPILLRAVSWAELHERLAVEGIRFERKGSGAVLRIGDAFVKTSQADRACSFSRLVTRLGEFRAYGVEPAELRERPADRIAGEPEVERSWRAYVQQRRRCMEERSWRLRELKASQRQERERLWRAQRAERESLWRGGSWRGRGRELNQRRSLLAARHLAEKLDLRDEHRRQTAELREGFGFKGRFPGFRRWLEALDDEGPFLHYRYPGRAVLTGERRGVPESTRSADIRDYAAVRSAFAVAYCRRPGHADFIDCGRRIVLKNDRDEAAILAAMQLACQKWGSVRINGTDEEYRRLCVRAAARHGLKISNPDLGKAVEEERRMNREEGGGLRAKTEIFGRYAEAVGAERFRIVVTEFREDGSRAFILDRDKGGLDGRTAEEVRDRLWLLERYARNRKNINVVPLSRDRHHILVDDLTSEKLKQLKEDGYRPACVVESSPGSFQAILTVPKSGDDPEMEREAANRLTKLLNERYGDPKLSGAVHAHRLPPFGNFKPQHRREDGSYPPTCLVEAEGGLCGKALLELEAVGKEIRCVRAAAAMRKVRDLLGGTEYETCDPDGAYWRHYEDIAGRFGGAMDCSQVDGMIGIRMRVTGHTAGQVRSALERNGPEMRRRNMTAGEFAAKYRYRNWERYARETAENFVFGPRGTIQLGKAEPYRAYFLRVEGRTAPARERGRRNPEREQER; from the coding sequence GTGATCGCCAAGGTTCCCCCGAAGCGACGGGACGGCAGGACGAGCTTCAAGGCCCTCACGGACTACTGCCTGGGCGTCACGGGGCACGGGGCCGGGAGCGTGCTCCACGTGGGGATGCAGAACCTCTCCTCCCCCGACACGGCCTTCGTGGAGATGGAGGCGCTTGCGACGGAAAACGTCCGATGCAAGGACCCGGCCTTCCACTTCATCCTCTCCTGGCGCGAGATGGAAATACCCACAAGTGAACAGGCCGACGAGGCCGTGAAGATCGCCCTGAGCGAACTGGACCTCGGGGACTGCCAGGCCCTCTGGGCACTGCAGGGCGATACGCGGAACCTCCATGTCCACGTTGCGGTGAACCGCATCGACCCGGAGACCGGGCGGGCCATTCAACCCGCCGGAAACTGGACGTACAAGGCCCTCGAGCGCGCGGCACGGAGGATAGAGCTGGCGCAGGGCTGGGAGGTCGAGGAATCCGGGCGCTGTTTCGTTACGCCGGAGGGCGACATCGTCGAGAAGAGGGGGAGAAAAATCCCTGGGATGTCTCAGAAGGCTCGCGACATCGAGGCGCACACCGGGACGAAGAGCGCGGAGCGCATCGCCAGGGAGACGGCTGCCCCCATCCTCCTGAGGGCCGTGAGCTGGGCGGAGCTGCATGAGCGGCTGGCCGTGGAGGGCATCCGTTTCGAGCGGAAGGGAAGCGGGGCGGTCCTGCGGATCGGGGATGCGTTCGTCAAGACGTCTCAGGCGGACCGTGCATGCAGTTTCTCGCGCCTGGTCACCCGTCTGGGCGAGTTTCGTGCGTACGGCGTGGAGCCGGCGGAGCTTCGGGAACGCCCTGCGGACCGCATTGCCGGGGAGCCGGAGGTGGAGCGCTCCTGGCGGGCTTACGTACAGCAGAGACGCCGTTGTATGGAGGAGCGGAGCTGGAGGCTCCGGGAGCTGAAGGCATCCCAGAGGCAGGAGCGCGAGAGGCTGTGGCGGGCGCAGAGGGCGGAGCGCGAGTCTCTGTGGAGGGGCGGCAGCTGGAGGGGCAGAGGGAGGGAACTGAACCAGCGGCGCAGCCTTCTGGCGGCGCGTCACCTGGCCGAGAAGCTGGACCTGAGGGACGAGCACCGCCGGCAGACGGCCGAGCTTCGGGAAGGTTTTGGCTTCAAGGGGCGTTTCCCCGGCTTCCGACGCTGGCTCGAGGCCCTGGATGACGAGGGGCCGTTCCTGCACTACCGGTACCCCGGCCGGGCGGTCCTGACGGGAGAACGGAGGGGCGTTCCGGAGAGCACCCGGTCCGCCGACATCCGGGACTACGCTGCCGTGAGGTCCGCGTTTGCCGTCGCCTACTGCCGCCGTCCGGGCCATGCGGATTTCATCGACTGCGGGCGTCGGATCGTGCTGAAGAACGACCGCGACGAGGCCGCGATCCTTGCGGCCATGCAGCTGGCCTGCCAGAAATGGGGAAGCGTCCGGATCAACGGGACGGACGAGGAATACCGCAGGCTCTGCGTGAGGGCGGCCGCCCGGCACGGGCTGAAGATCTCCAATCCGGACCTGGGTAAGGCGGTCGAGGAGGAAAGAAGGATGAACCGGGAAGAGGGAGGCGGGCTTCGGGCAAAGACGGAGATCTTCGGGCGCTATGCCGAGGCCGTCGGGGCCGAGCGCTTCCGTATCGTCGTGACGGAGTTCCGCGAGGACGGGAGCCGTGCGTTCATCCTGGACCGGGACAAGGGCGGGCTGGACGGCAGGACGGCAGAGGAGGTTCGGGACAGGCTGTGGCTTCTGGAGCGGTACGCCCGAAACCGGAAGAACATCAACGTCGTGCCCCTGAGCCGGGACAGGCACCACATCCTGGTCGACGACCTGACCTCGGAGAAACTGAAACAGCTCAAGGAAGACGGCTACCGTCCCGCCTGTGTCGTCGAATCCTCTCCGGGCAGCTTTCAGGCCATCCTGACCGTGCCGAAGTCGGGGGACGACCCCGAAATGGAGCGAGAGGCGGCCAACAGGCTGACGAAGCTCCTGAACGAGCGTTATGGGGACCCGAAGCTCTCGGGCGCCGTCCATGCCCATCGGCTGCCGCCGTTCGGCAACTTCAAGCCCCAACACCGCCGTGAGGATGGGAGCTACCCTCCGACGTGTCTGGTCGAGGCGGAGGGAGGCTTGTGCGGAAAAGCGCTTTTGGAGCTGGAGGCCGTCGGGAAGGAGATACGGTGCGTGAGGGCGGCTGCGGCGATGAGGAAGGTCCGGGATCTGCTCGGGGGTACGGAGTACGAGACGTGCGACCCTGACGGGGCGTATTGGAGGCATTACGAGGACATCGCCGGTCGTTTCGGCGGTGCGATGGACTGCTCGCAGGTGGACGGGATGATAGGGATCCGGATGCGGGTGACGGGACATACGGCCGGTCAGGTCCGGTCGGCGCTGGAGCGGAACGGACCCGAGATGCGCCGCAGGAACATGACGGCCGGGGAGTTCGCGGCGAAATACCGTT